In Magnetospirillum sp. WYHS-4, the genomic window GCCCGATACGGCGGCGATCGGCGCCATCGCCGCGTTCTTCCTGATTCTCACTGGCCGCCGCACCCGCAAGAGGCTCGACTGAGATGCACGTCCGCTTGCTGGCCCTGATCCTGAAGGAACTTCTGGCGGTCTGGCGCGATCCGAAAAGCCGCATGACCCTGATCGTGCCGCCGCTGATCCAGCTGTTCGTCTTTTCCTATGCCGCCACCTACGACGTGACCAACGTGACCCTGGCGGTGCTGGACGAGGACGGCG contains:
- a CDS encoding antibiotic ABC transporter permease, with product MHVRLLALILKELLAVWRDPKSRMTLIVPPLIQLFVFSYAATYDVTNVTLAVLDEDGGAEAREFLSRFEGAPAFARILRVGSEGELRHLVDTREA